In Betaproteobacteria bacterium, the genomic stretch CGAACCCTTCGCATGGGGCTTGATGTACGCGTCTGCGTGAATCGAGACGAACAGGTCCGCCTGAACGTTGCGCGCCTTGATCACGCGCTGGTGCAACGGAATGAAGACGTCCGCATCGCGCACGAGCACGGCGCGCATGTTGGGGATCTCGTCGATGGAGGCCTTGAGGCGTCGCGCGATGGCGAGCGTCACGGCCTTTTCGTACGTCCCGCTCGCCCCTCTCGCACCGGGATCCTCCCCGCCGTGTCCCGCATCGACGGCCACGGTAATGAGGCGTTCCATCCTGTCGTCCTCCCGCGATGGAGCGGGGGCGGCCGGTTTGGGCGCGACTGCCGCGGCGGGTTTGTCCGTGGCGGACCTGTCGGCCGGGGGAATGTCGGCAGTTTTCCTTGCCGCAGCCTGGGAGGATGGCGCGACCGTCACGGCCGATGAGGGCGGCACTTCGGCTCCCTTCGAAGCGGTGGCCGGTGCGGGTTGAACGGCGGCGGGCGATGTGTTGACTGCAACGGCGTTGGGAACGGCTGTGGGCGATGTGGAGGACGGTGTGGCCGCGACCTTCGCTGGAACCGGCGTTGCCGCGGTGTTCGGCCCGCCGATCAGCGCCATCAGGGCATCGGGCGCGGCGACCGGGTGCACGTCCAGCACGAGCCGGTGGCCGAATTCCTTGGCGGGCGGCAGCGGGTAGGCCTGCGGCTGCACGTCCGCTTTCAGGTCGAGGACCACGCGCACCACGCCCGGCTTGAAGCGCCCGACCCGCACCGCACGCACATAGGGATCCAGCGGACTCAGTTGCGACGCAACGGTTTCGATCACCTTGGCGCCGTGCGCGTCTTCCAGATCCACCACGAGCCGTGGTGGATCCTGCACCGTGAACAGGCGATAGCCGATGGGGCCGTCTGCCTCGAGGGTGAGGCGGGTGTACTCAGGACTGCTCCAGAGGCGTGCGGCGGAGAGCTGCGTCGCCTGGGCGGCAGGCAGCAGCACGGCGCACGACAGGGCGAGCGCCGGGAAGCACCGAATGGTTCGGCTCAACAGAGTCTTGCTGCCTTCAGCCAATGAGCGCCTCGTGGGGTACGCGCTTCCAGTACTGCGGTTCTGCCTCCGCTCACGGCGAGCGACAACTGCACCGTGAGGTCCGCGACGGGGAGAGATCCGGACGCTTTTTCCGGCCACTCGACGATGCAGACGGCGTCGCTTTCGAAGTTTTCCAGGAGCCCCGAATCGCGAAGTTCTTGGGCATCTTCGAATCTATACAAATCAAAGTGGTACAAGGATAACCTAGAAAGCTCGTAAGCTTCAACCAGGGCGAAGGTGGGGCTTTTCACCCGTCCTTCGAACCCCAGGCCGCGCATCAGGCCGCGCACCAGGGTCGTCTTGCCGCACCCCAGGTCGCCTTGCAGGAAAAGAAGGGCACCCGGTTCGATCCCGCGGGAGAGCGCGGATCCGAGCGCGAGCGTGTCTTCCTCCGCGGGTAGTTGAAGCGTCACGGCGAGCGCTGAGTTCATAGGCGAACCTGCCGCTCCGTGCCGATGCAGGACGAAGCCACGTCAAGCAGCATTTTCAAA encodes the following:
- a CDS encoding N-acetylmuramoyl-L-alanine amidase; translated protein: MRCFPALALSCAVLLPAAQATQLSAARLWSSPEYTRLTLEADGPIGYRLFTVQDPPRLVVDLEDAHGAKVIETVASQLSPLDPYVRAVRVGRFKPGVVRVVLDLKADVQPQAYPLPPAKEFGHRLVLDVHPVAAPDALMALIGGPNTAATPVPAKVAATPSSTSPTAVPNAVAVNTSPAAVQPAPATASKGAEVPPSSAVTVAPSSQAAARKTADIPPADRSATDKPAAAVAPKPAAPAPSREDDRMERLITVAVDAGHGGEDPGARGASGTYEKAVTLAIARRLKASIDEIPNMRAVLVRDADVFIPLHQRVIKARNVQADLFVSIHADAYIKPHAKGSSVFALSERGATSAAARWLAKRENDADLIGGVNIDVPDPNLKKVLLDLSQTATINDSLKLGRAVLSELSEVNSLHKHRVEQAGFAVLKAPDMPSILVETAFISNPDEEERLNDEDYQIRLAGAIATGIRQYFAKNPPLARARMARSDSPRPPFAAPARSAEALADLAPVDAMIALPPPAASSTAAAGFRRATYTTTVERRTRQARQVAEPVAERRVKIEKKSTQTAAGRTHPRKVADRSTAVTRAPSHAQVSSCEREGRAVKGFNRRTCRPSAAARHSKLRIR
- the tsaE gene encoding tRNA (adenosine(37)-N6)-threonylcarbamoyltransferase complex ATPase subunit type 1 TsaE; translation: MNSALAVTLQLPAEEDTLALGSALSRGIEPGALLFLQGDLGCGKTTLVRGLMRGLGFEGRVKSPTFALVEAYELSRLSLYHFDLYRFEDAQELRDSGLLENFESDAVCIVEWPEKASGSLPVADLTVQLSLAVSGGRTAVLEARTPRGAHWLKAARLC